The genomic region GTAACAGACAAAGGTCTTAGTTTGAGGAGAATTAATTCAAACcactagaaaaaagaaaggcctATGCAATATGTATGCATACTCCTCACTGCCGCTGCAACTTGTGGTAGGGACAAGATGCATCTCACCTAAATTCATCCTTCTAAAGTCCTTGGTAGTTGTTTAGATACCTCTACAGAGAGTAATGCTGCAGAATGAGTGCTAGATGAGGTTCCAACCCATAAAAACACAACCAGTTTAGCACAGGTTAGTTTCACAAATTGAGCAGATCAATAGAAAATTTCCTGtttaataaatggaaagttGTCATTTACTCTGAAATTGTCatttccttggggaaaaaaaaatgttaggaaGATAAACCATCACAAGTAAGTCTGGCTAAACAAACATTCTGTGTAAACAGTTTTGACTCTGGTGAGCAGATTAAATATtatttggtttaatttttagTATATGCTTTTGTTCACTGAAAAGtactttctgtctttttcagtttaaaggCTAATCCCCACTAGATTACTGTAGCTGTTTAATACAGTGGATTGAATGCAGTGATGAAGTGAAtgacaaaagaaacaaaatgtgaatACCAGCCACGGTTCTTGCTGGAACAGATTCTTTGTTGATCCAAAACACAACTTGAGACAGGACAACAGTCATGATGCATGGAATGTATGTCTGAATGAGATAATAGCCTATTTTCCTTTGGAGATGGAAATAGAGCAGCTGAAGTGAATATTCacctaaaacaaacaagcaatgaAAGTGATGAATGAATGGTATGTATGACGCTGAGGTGTTCAAAGACCTTAATGCAGCATACCAAAAACTGTTCTGGCTGGAACAGACTCCTTGTTAATCCAAAAAGAGACCTGAGAAAGAATGACTGTCATAATGCAAGGAGTATATATCTGTATCATGAAGTATCCCATCTTCCTTTGCAAGTGGAAATAAACTGTCATGATTACATATTCACCTGTTAGGAGACAAGTATGTCAGCATTATTTTGGCAATGTATGAATAAACATTATTGGCTTAAATTCAACATACTGTGTCCTAAGGATAAGCCTACTGATAAGCCTTCAACTGTATAATACAAATAAATTGACAACAAAGGTAAAGTGACCTATTGGAAACAGAGGAGAAGAATATTAATTTTTACATATTGTTTTTACTGGGTGGGGAGGCCAGGGGAATTCTTAATGCTAGTCTTTTAGGAGACCACAGCTAATTTCTTTCCAAGGATTTTAGTcttaaaaatgacaaaagacAATTACAGTAATACAATTGTATATTGAACAAAAAAGTCTGTAATCTATTTTCAAGACGGTTTATGTAGTCAGTAGTTCCCATATGGCTACATCTTACCTGTGTTAGATTTAATTGTTTCGCTAGATACAGTTTGTCCTATGAGATCATACTGGAGGAGACTGGAAGACTCCTGTGGTACTTCTACGGAATGCAGGGGTCCTTTTTTCCACGtataaataatttcactttttgGGTAAGCATCTGAGttacacaaggaaaaaatactaatataaattatattatttataagctattaaaaaaaaaaaaagtagcatgaTTTGACCTTGGTCAAATATCCATAGAAATTTGCATCCTACTCCAGTAACTTTACCATAAATgaccaaatgaaaaaaagaaaaagtagaaataagagaatGCAGAGAATGGCTGAGATGGGAACTGATAGGTACTAACTTTTACTTTctaatttgctttaaaatacatgCATTGATTGCCACACATtgtctaaatattttcattttataaaactAGACTTTAGTAAATGTACTACAGATTTTATGACTTGTTAAAGGAACAAATTTGAATACTAATAATTTGTTAGAGTCATCCTTCAGAGAACATATCCATATGCCTAAGAATTGTCCGAGCTTCAGAGGAAAGAATAAGATTCTAGtgtaaaaacataataaaaactTTCAATGATGTGTCCTAGGATCTCACTTCTGATTGTCTCACGTACACGGAGACGTGGAGACCAAATGTATTACTATATGAAATTGAAAGCTAGAAAAACATACAGCTTCCAAACTTCAAAGGGCAAGCATGTCCATCCATTGGGAAGTTCACCAGCCGCATAGGACAGTCAGCATTAATGGTCAGTCTAGAAAACATTAAAGTAGATGACAGTCAAAAATAAATGGTATGCTGGAAAACTGttgaatgaatgaaaaacaaaggtcaaccaaaagcagaagaatgagCTCTCACCTCATTGTGTAAAGAATAGTTCCATTCTGCATAATTCTGAAAAGTTTGTTAGGAGTTGTCATATTATGggcaattgatttttttccatttctaaaaaACGTGTCTGGTGTCCATATTTTACTGACCATTAAATTGTTCAATCTCAAAATTTCTGTTGGCCCACCAAACTTCAACCTCTCATCAGTCCACGTCTGCCGGAAGAAGACATCCATTGTGTATTCCTATGGAAAGTAAATAGATGAATTATGTGCAATGGTCAGCAGTCCTAAGCTGCTGTATATAGAATAACTCCATGAAAGACCCTAACACACAGGTTAATGACTTTTAATTTACTGCTTAGAGGCTTAATCCTATTACTACTAAGtagttgaaaaaataaaaagtaaaaaagaaagtagttcatgagaaaaatgtcacacttttttgttattgttataGAGGAGTTGCAAATTAACCAATGAACAGATAacttgatgtaaaaaaaaaaataatcccatAGtcctttcagagaaaataatttaattcaaaGCGACTGAGGTTGACGTCCAAAGAGAACTACAAATGTCTACTTTAGTATCCTTTCAAAGTGCAAAAACAAACTGTTAATATTTAGCTGCCAGGGACAAAAGCACACAATCAGGGCCTCTGTTGCAGCTTACTTTGCATAGTCACAAAGAAAGGACcaatatggaaaatattaattacaGTAACATTACGTTGACAAGTTGATGTACGATATTCTTAAGGattctcagaaatatttgttcCAACCATTCAGAATGGAATTACCTGAGAAAGTCATACAGAAAATTGAGCTAAACCTTGGCAGGAGgcagatataaatgaaagcaCACCTTCTCTATGCCTTCTCTTAGACTGAGTTATGAAGAGAGGTAGAAAAAGTTTTGGGTGCATTTAGGGTCACACAGTGAAACACAGCCTCTGTTGAGCAGGTATTGGAGGAAGGGTACAAAGGCAAAAGTAGCAACTGAAGTCCATTTCCAGGACGAGAGCGATGATAGTTCACCCTTTGCCTGGGGGCTGCTGCCATAATCCATGGAGTTTACCCAAGTCTGCAGCTACCTGAATTTTGGGGCTCCCAGCGTGACAAGGAGCTGCTGTCTCACAAATGGCACTATCTCTGCATCTGCATGGCAGGTTGTCTCCTACCACGCGGCCTTCTAGCCTACCTCAGTGTCAGCTCACAGCTATTTATACGGTTCAGGAGGCATCTTTAACCTCTCCGTGTCCTCAGCGGTGGTAAGTGCTGCCCTCAGTGCCCAGCTTCGTTCGGGGCCACGGGGCTGCGCCGGGTGACTGCGCTGGGGAAATAGCTATATGCAGCTCTAGCCAAAGCGCCCTGCCGGGCCATAGAGATTGTCAAGAAGATTAAAGCTCGTAATCTGCTCTAATGACGGACAGCTCAGATGCCACCGTAATGAATCCCGGGAAGGGAGAACAGGGGCAGCACCATAAGCGGGGCCCTTACCATCTCCACGTCGGACACCGGCCCGAAGCTGGTCACGTAGATGTCCGTTTTGACTTCTGTCACGGCGCCTGCAGGACACGGAGACGAGCtgggcgcggagcggagcggggccgggccccgacccgggggctgcgggctgccGGGGCACGGGAACTTTCCTCCGCATCCCGgttttcacctcctcctctccctctctcccccccctcgCTGTATCCGGGCCGCGACCCTCAGCCCGCCCGGGAGCAGCCCGCTGCCCAGGAGCCGACGCGCTCCCCCACCGCCCCGACGGGGCGGGAGTTTCCCCCTCTACCTCCAAATCCCGGCCGGAGCCTGTTGTCATAGCCGTCCAACAGCTTGTCGAGGATGCGAGTGATGTTTTCCGAGTAGAGGTCTCCCCCGTCGCCCTGGCCCCCCAGCGCCTTCTCGATGCTGCGGGAGAGGCGAGTCCCGCCGTCAGCGCCCCGCTTCAGCGCGCCCGCCAGACCCGCTCCCCTCGGGGAGAGTAGGGCAGGAGAGGCGGCCCGGTGACCCCTCGCTGGCCGCCCCATGCTGAAGGGACGCTCTAGGGTCCGGGGCGATGGGTTCACTCACCTCACAGCGACGCAGACCCAAGCGATGAGCAAAGCCATGCCTCAGGTCTGCGCGAGGATGCTCAGGTGCCCTCGGATCCGTCACCTGGAGCAAGTTTGGGCGCTCATCCTTCCCCTGTCGGCCGGCGGCTCCGCCGGGTGAGGACGCAGAGCCCGGCTGGCTCGGCCCCGTCCCCGCGGCCCTCGGCCGCTCTCTGCCCGTGCTGGGCGGGCGGgggtggctgtggctgtgcgCGCCCTCCGGTTCCGCCGCCGCTCAGCCCGATGTGACCGCCTCGATGGGGGAATTAGGGTTTGAAGGGACGGTGCGCGGTCGGAGAGCAGTGACAATAATCGAATAAGGCATTAGGGGagattaaaaggaagaaatccaCTGCTAGTTTTGGCATGGAATTAGCAGGGACCCGTTAGGAAATCTGGAAAAGCGCTGGCATCTTGCTGATAGAGATTATGTTAGAAATGGCCTCAGCTTTTATTATGTTTATGGTTCACGGGGAGATTATTATGCAGCTCTGCATCATTAGAACTTCGAAAAAAATCCCCGTTTTCCGATTTTTGACCTTTCTCAACAGATTTCCACATGATCAATCCTTCAGAACTGCACAGAGGGCTCCGGTATGTCACTATATTAATATATAAACACTGAACGTTCGGAGCTGGTTCTGGGTCAGGTTCTGGGATATGTTTTAATGCTAAGCTGTTTTGGAGGGTCACATACAGGGATTTCACTCGGACTTTAAAGCAGGGCATTACCAGGACTTCTCTTAGGACTGGAGCTCCTTACTGTAAAACCATGAGGATTGTGTATCATCACTAATTTTGCCCTGAAAAGTACTGGCTGGATCATTAGTATCCCCTCCTCCAGTAAGTGTGTTAATGTAGCCAGCCCTGGAGGAAAATAAGGTCAGACTGCTCCGGCTTTTTCTGTGACCTTATTACTTCTTATAGAGCCAATGAATGATGTAGCACATATGTCATTTAGCTACGCCATAAACAAAGCAATTGGTTCAATATTGGTTCAATTTTGCTTCCTTATGGTAACACAGAGGAATAGGTAACTAGATTGAAAGCAAATCAGTTGTTGATGTAACTTTTTAACACATGAAACACACTTACATTACCAGCTtctaagaaaatacatttaattatcGAATGATAGAAAGTAAGAATTTGAACGAAACTCAGAGGCTTGTGTATAGATGAAGTTCAGGGCTGGGGTTCTATGCTCGACTTTTGTGTTTGAGAGACCCAGAagccaaaaaaaataaacaactcaCAAGTGAATTTAAGGGGGATTAGATGTACGAGATGCTGTGCCGTTGACTCCCTTTCCCCATTGTCATGGAACAGTACCATATAACCCACATAGGTGTcctggctgcacacagctggagcTCCTGCTTCGAGCAGTTGTGAGCCCAAATTCTTGTGCAGCCCTAATGCCCCATGAGCACACCAAAGATGCAGTCCCTTTATCTTCTCTtaatcaatttattttaataagcttCTCATAGGCATTAAAATCCCAGTGCTCCGTTGGCCCAACAGGCACTCCTTATTGCCTTTACTTCACTTTGCATTGTTGTGAATTAGacaagaagatattttttattaatcatATAATTTACAACCGCCTCTTTTTTCACTGTCATCCTCTTCCAAATTAGACTCCTactgtacaaaaagaaaaggtctgTCTCAAAGGTCCACTCAAAAGTAGGCTAGAATGTGAATCAGAGGAactgaatgtttgtttttcccctgaagAATGGAGTTTATTAATATGTTCACTTGTTGGACATAATTGGACCTGAACATGGCCAGACATACAGTACAACAGATGTTCTTGCACAACTGTGATTGCCTTCTCCAAAATAAGGCATCTAAATATGTGCAGGCTTAAAGAAATTTAGTTTTAGATGTGCATTCGTGGAAGCCTACTTCATCACTTACTCAGATTGAAAACTTAGTGCTTTGTGaggataaagaaagaaaacagagaacagaaacacaGTGTGAATTGAAATGTCCTAGGAGTTCACTGCACTGTTATCCTTCTCACCTAAGAGGACAAAGGAATGATTTCAACAGATAGACAATTCAGTATGTGCCTTCAGAAGAAAACTACAGATCATGACACTTCTCCTCATACAGGATAGTTCTGCTGAATCCTAGCCAACAGTTAAGGTCTAGCAGTGGCATGCTTGGTTACCTAAGCTCAGTAACGCTGCTGTGAGGGAGATAGCACACACCTCTCCTCCTGCCAGCTTGCCTTACTGAAAGGGATAATTAACTGGAGTATCAAAGTTGGCATGAGTAGATTCTGTGCTACACAAGCATTCCCTTTCCAGGCCCCAAGCTAGTTTTTATACTGCTACACAGGGCTTTGCTCTGTCATAATGCAACTGTTGAAATGAGCTAATGAATGCTGTAAATAAAGAAGTATTAGTTGTAAGTTGGGAGTTGAATGTAATTTTAACTACAGCAAATCAATGAGAGTTTGAGAGAACTCAGCTTCCTGTAGTTTGTGTATTGAGGAAGCTGAGGGAAAGTCAACATGGGCATCAGCTTGAATACTCTCTGGACTGCCGTTGTTGTTCAGTGTAAGCTCGCAGCTGATTCCAGTCCAGCAATCCTTGCTGCAGCATGAATCCCTGACAGCAAGGCAGGTAGCTTGGGCAAGTGGATTGCAGTGTTTGAATGAGTTGtgtaatttcagttttcttacaGGAAAATGACCTAATAATCTTCACAAGGAGTTTGCAGAgtcagaggcaaaaaaaaaatctcaaagcaATTCAAAATATACCAGCCTGCCTTCTAAATCCCAAAAAGAGTCCTTGCACAGGAAAGGCAGTAAAAGGGACTCTGCTATCTGTTGCAGAGCTATATGGTATAATGAGATGAAATAGGTTCTGAATAGGTTTTTATCTATtttatctatattttttttcttgaactttcagttaatgttttcttttctgtggctTTCAAATCTTCAAGAGTGAAACAAATGTATTCCCACTCTCAGCAGTTTTGAAATACTTTGAACCAAGAAGTTGTGTACTTTTCAATTGCTTTTCTaattatgaaaagaaatgctcAGACTGTCAAAAGCGCACCTTCTTTTATTGAAGAAGATCAAACCACCAGCAAATTTTAATGAGACTGTGGTTATCAGGCCAGTTTGAGAGTAAACATAGCTGAGGACATTCTTgggaaatcattatttttaagtgttctGAACAGACTCCATAAAGGAATGGTGATCATGGAGACAAAAGGAGTTTTTGTGGGAGACAAAGCTCTCGTGagaataaggaaaatatttctcttataAAGGGCTTTCCAGCTGTGTATGCTTTGGGCATATAAGCAAACAGTTAGGAAATCTGTTGAGAAAGTGGCGTGAACTGGACAGCTTGAAGGCTGTGAATTGCAAATTGAGGAGTGTGGTGGCAGGATTACGCTTCCAGCTGCTAATTTTATCAGCTCTTTGGATGTCATTAACACTATAAGGAAAGATAATATTTCTGATTCATTTGGGAATGCTACTCCTGGAAATCAGATGGGTTTTGAGACAGGAGGAAACTTCTTGAGAaacttatttatttgcttgcaCCTTGGAAGTGAGGAATTCTAAACTGATAGTAACTGTTCTGGCTGAAGTTTCTCTGGCAATTAGTGAgttaaaatataacaaaatttGCACAAAAGCTAAAAGACTGCAGCCAAGCTTCTAGTGTTCATAGTTAATCTGATGGGTGCTAATTGTTCGGCCCCTGACAGAAATGTACTTCCCCTTTCTCTACAGCATCTACATAGTAGATAAGAAATAAGCCTTTATGATGTAGGTATGGTTGCTAAATTCATTAAAGTGacacaggaaaaaattattttaaaagtgccCTTCCTTTGtgaaaaaagcagatttcaaggttgtttgtttgtaacTCGGTCTATTTATTTCCCAGTGAAGAATCTCATTTTGTAGGTGACAATCAGCAGAGGTATAGGTAAAAATAGTTTTATCCTTGCGCAATTCTGAGTAAATGAGACACATGCCAGGTTGATATTCTTTATTAGTCATCTTTCTGTCACAGGACAGTGCTAACTGTACTCCGTTTCTCCTTTCAGTATATTTCTTCTGCCTTCCAAAATCTTCAGGGAGAATGTGTCTCGCGTACCGCTACCTATGGGACTCGCTTCACCccgctgctggcagcagtgatgGTAGGTGAGTCATCTGCTCACAGCTTGCCGTGCTGCTGCCTCACAGCATGGGGGGCTGGCACAGGACAGGGCAGCCCTCAGAGCTGGACATACCCCTGTCCCAGTCCTGCTTGTGCTGTACAGAGATCAGCCACAgcaaaaaactgttttctgataGTGATGTACAAGTTTGTTATGCACCTGCAAATATGCACACagatccatttttattttcatttattaagtGCTTAACTATTTGAGCCCTTGTTCAGAGAAGGCTGAACCTGAATTTGTTTTTGGTCCAAGAAGATCAAAGGTCCACATGAACAGAAGCCATCACATATTGTTCCAAATCTTGGGTTGCTTCTTAAGCCATTGTTCACAGCCTAGCATAAACACTTCAGTAAAGGAAGGAAGCTTGCCTATGGCAGATTTATGGGGCAGCAAATTAAACAGATTTGTCATTAAATGTTTTTGAACGGTGTGGGAAAGACTTATGCTCAGCTGCTAGTATTTGCTCCACCTACCATGCAGGTATATACCAGGGATTTCAAAGTACAAGTGGAACAGGCTGTGTAGTATATAAATCaataaaattattctgtgatttcttgtttttcctagCAGTGTCTATTGGACATAACACTGGCTGAAGCGCTT from Gallus gallus isolate bGalGal1 chromosome 13, bGalGal1.mat.broiler.GRCg7b, whole genome shotgun sequence harbors:
- the GABRA6 gene encoding gamma-aminobutyric acid receptor subunit alpha-6 precursor — protein: MALLIAWVCVAVSIEKALGGQGDGGDLYSENITRILDKLLDGYDNRLRPGFGGAVTEVKTDIYVTSFGPVSDVEMEYTMDVFFRQTWTDERLKFGGPTEILRLNNLMVSKIWTPDTFFRNGKKSIAHNMTTPNKLFRIMQNGTILYTMRLTINADCPMRLVNFPMDGHACPLKFGSYAYPKSEIIYTWKKGPLHSVEVPQESSSLLQYDLIGQTVSSETIKSNTGEYVIMTVYFHLQRKMGYFMIQIYTPCIMTVILSQVSFWINKESVPARTVFGITTVLTMTTLSISARHSLPKVSYATAMDWFIAVCFAFVFSALIEFAAVNYFTNLQTQRAMRKAARAAALAAALSAATVPAEDEIVSHSDSNCNLKKRVNSVTSQADQSPEASIVSNSASQCQPVSAPPPAPPAPPPVGGTSKIDQYSRILFPVAFAGFNLVYWVVYLSKDTMEFFEPTAMHLRNDHQSN